The following proteins are co-located in the Ammospiza caudacuta isolate bAmmCau1 chromosome 32, bAmmCau1.pri, whole genome shotgun sequence genome:
- the LOC131570054 gene encoding pre-mRNA-processing factor 39-like isoform X2, with the protein MAAEGPEEGAGGSAGSGEAMDGDGDSASAEPPPPAPPDPDPDPGTGADPDPNPGPAPCTDPGPAPDPDPGPDPDPGPGAAPPPPSAPNGAPPPAEPPPQEPPPFPPEFQRLWGAAQGSPHDFGAWTELLAYVEQEELLEAARRAFDAFFQRYPYCYGYWRKYAELERRLGSARSAQQVLERGLQSIPLSLELWLHYISLLQSSLDPARPESAQRVRGAFEAALAAAGMDFRSDKLWESYVEWERERGDLRAVTAIYDRLLSMPTQLYSHHWERFKEHVLQHPPGAILSPEELLWVRSKLGPGPAPAPEPPPEPERPPGHREEEEEEEPRTGAPPEPQEDLDQEKIRELVISMRQQIYAQNEAEVSKRWNFEDGIKRPYFHVKPLERAQLRNWREYLDFEVAAGSHERSIVLFERCLIACALYEEFWVKYTRYLESRTVPGARSVFQRACGFHLPRKPNIHLLWAAFEEKQGNVDEARRILRSFEAAVPGLAMVRLRRVALERRHGRVAEAEALLLEAMRANEGLPLGSFYAVKLARQVCKVQKNLGKARKVLVEALEKDPDNARLHANLLEMEFGADVGQNELNTMSCFERALRSPLPHEAKLLFSQRRVEFLEDFGSSIHSLLKAYDEHQKILKAHAARKRAPENGSEEPDDKRLRPDDPSGLLGPQNFSGGGDPNPSYNYWYQGYGTYGYQSPWGYGHHYYGQS; encoded by the exons ATGGCGGCCGAGGGGCCGGAGGAGGGAGCCGGGGGCTCCGCGGGCTCCGGGGAGGCGATggacggggacggggacagcG CCTCGGCCGAGCCGCCCCCGCCCGCTCcccccgatcccgatcccgatcccggtACCGGAGCTGACCCCGATCCCAATCCCGGTCCCGCTCCCTGTACCGATCCCGGTCCCGctcccgatcccgatcccggtcccgatcccgatcccggtCCCGGTGCGGCCCCTCCGCCCCCGTCAGCCCCGAACGGAGCCCCGCCCCCCGCGGAGCCGCCCCCTCAGGAGCCGCCGCCGTTCCCGCCCGAGTTCCAGCGGCTCTGGGGCGCGGCCCAGGGCAGCCCGCACGACTTCGGGGCCTGGACCGAGCTGCTGGCCTACGTGGAGCAGGAG gagctgctggaggccgCCCGCCGCGCCTTCGACGCGTTCTTCCAGCGCTACCCATACTGCTACGGCTACTGGCGCAAGTACGCCGAGCTGGAGCGGCGCCTGGGCAGCGCCCGCAGCGCTCAGCAG GTTCTGGAGCGGGGCCTGCAGTCCATCCCCCTgagcctggagctgtggctgcactacatcagcctgctgcagagctcGCTGGACCCCGCGCGGCCCGAGAGCGCCCAGCGCGTCCGGGG ggCGTTCGAGGCGGCGCTGGCGGCGGCGGGGATGGATTTCCGCTCGGACAAACTCTGGGAATCGTACGTGGAGTGGGAGCGGGAGCGCGGCGACCTGCGGGCGGTGACGGCCATCTACGACCGCCTGCTGTCCATGCCCACGCAGCTCTACAGCCACCACTGGGAGAG GTTCAAGGAGCACGTCCTGCAGCACCCGCCCGGGGCCATCCTGTCCCccgaggagctgctctgggtgcgCTCCaagctcggccccggccccgcgcccgccccggaGCCGCCCCCGGAGCCCGAGCGGCCCCCGGGACAccgcgaggaggaggaggaggaggagccgcGCACGGGGGCCCCGCCCGAGCCGCAG GAGGATCTGGACCAGGAGAAGATCCGGGAGCTGGTGATCTCCATGAGGCAGCAAATTTATGCCCAGAACGAAGCTGAAGTCAGCAAGCGCTGGAACTTCGAGGATGGG ATCAAGCGTCCGTATTTCCACGTGAAGCCGCTGGAGCGGGCGCAGCTGCGGAACTGGCGCGAGTACCTGGACTTCGAGGTGGCCGCGGGCTCGCACGAGCGCAGCATCGTCCTGTTCGAGCGCTGCCTCATCGCCTGCGCCCTCTACGAGGAGTTCTGGGTCAAG TACACGCGGTACCTGGAGTCGCGCACGGTGCCGGGCGCCCGCAGCGTTTTCCAGCGCGCCTGCGGCTTCCACCTGCCCCGCAAGCCCAACATCCACCTGCTCTGGGCCGCCTTCGAGGAGAAGCAAG GCAATGTGGACGAGGCCCGGCGCATCCTGCGCAGTTTCGAGGCCGCGGTGCCCGGCCTGGCCATGGTGCGGCTGCGGCGCGTGGCCCTGGAGCGCCGGCACGGGCGCGTGGCCGAGGCCGAGGCGCTGCTGCTCGAGGCCATGAGAGCCAACGAGGGGCTGCCCCTGGGCTCCTTCTACGCCGTCAAGCTGGCCCGGCAGGTGTGCAAGGTGCAGAAGAACCTGGGCAAGGCCAGGAAGGTGCTCGTGGAGGCCCTCGAGAAGGACCCG GACAATGCCCGTCTGCACGCCAACCTGCTGGAGATGGAGTTCGGGGCGGACGTGGGGCAGAACGAGCTGAACACCATGAGCTGCTTCGAGCGCGCCCTGCGCAGCCCCCTGCCCCACGAGGCCAAGCTGCTCTTCTCGCAGCGCCGCGTCGAGTTCCTCGAGGACTTCGGCTCCAGCATCCACAG cctgctcaAGGCCTACGATGAGCACCAGAAGATCCTGAAGGCACACGCGGCCCGGAAACGGGCGCCCGAGAATGG cTCAGAAGAGCCCGATGACAAGCGGCTCCGTCCCGACGACCCCTCGGGGctcctgggaccccaaaacttcTCCGGAGGGGGAGACCCCAACCCCTCCTACAACTACTGGTACCAG ggCTACGGCACCTACGGCTACCAGAGCCCCTGGGGCTACGGCCACCACTACTACgggcagagctga
- the LOC131570054 gene encoding pre-mRNA-processing factor 39-like isoform X1, whose translation MAAEGPEEGAGGSAGSGEAMDGDGDSASAEPPPPAPPDPDPDPGTGADPDPNPGPAPCTDPGPAPDPDPGPDPDPGPGAAPPPPSAPNGAPPPAEPPPQEPPPFPPEFQRLWGAAQGSPHDFGAWTELLAYVEQEELLEAARRAFDAFFQRYPYCYGYWRKYAELERRLGSARSAQQVLERGLQSIPLSLELWLHYISLLQSSLDPARPESAQRVRGAFEAALAAAGMDFRSDKLWESYVEWERERGDLRAVTAIYDRLLSMPTQLYSHHWERFKEHVLQHPPGAILSPEELLWVRSKLGPGPAPAPEPPPEPERPPGHREEEEEEEPRTGAPPEPQEDLDQEKIRELVISMRQQIYAQNEAEVSKRWNFEDGIKRPYFHVKPLERAQLRNWREYLDFEVAAGSHERSIVLFERCLIACALYEEFWVKYTRYLESRTVPGARSVFQRACGFHLPRKPNIHLLWAAFEEKQGNVDEARRILRSFEAAVPGLAMVRLRRVALERRHGRVAEAEALLLEAMRANEGLPLGSFYAVKLARQVCKVQKNLGKARKVLVEALEKDPDNARLHANLLEMEFGADVGQNELNTMSCFERALRSPLPHEAKLLFSQRRVEFLEDFGSSIHSLLKAYDEHQKILKAHAARKRAPENGSEEPDDKRLRPDDPSGLLGPQNFSGGGDPNPSYNYWYQQGYGTYGYQSPWGYGHHYYGQS comes from the exons ATGGCGGCCGAGGGGCCGGAGGAGGGAGCCGGGGGCTCCGCGGGCTCCGGGGAGGCGATggacggggacggggacagcG CCTCGGCCGAGCCGCCCCCGCCCGCTCcccccgatcccgatcccgatcccggtACCGGAGCTGACCCCGATCCCAATCCCGGTCCCGCTCCCTGTACCGATCCCGGTCCCGctcccgatcccgatcccggtcccgatcccgatcccggtCCCGGTGCGGCCCCTCCGCCCCCGTCAGCCCCGAACGGAGCCCCGCCCCCCGCGGAGCCGCCCCCTCAGGAGCCGCCGCCGTTCCCGCCCGAGTTCCAGCGGCTCTGGGGCGCGGCCCAGGGCAGCCCGCACGACTTCGGGGCCTGGACCGAGCTGCTGGCCTACGTGGAGCAGGAG gagctgctggaggccgCCCGCCGCGCCTTCGACGCGTTCTTCCAGCGCTACCCATACTGCTACGGCTACTGGCGCAAGTACGCCGAGCTGGAGCGGCGCCTGGGCAGCGCCCGCAGCGCTCAGCAG GTTCTGGAGCGGGGCCTGCAGTCCATCCCCCTgagcctggagctgtggctgcactacatcagcctgctgcagagctcGCTGGACCCCGCGCGGCCCGAGAGCGCCCAGCGCGTCCGGGG ggCGTTCGAGGCGGCGCTGGCGGCGGCGGGGATGGATTTCCGCTCGGACAAACTCTGGGAATCGTACGTGGAGTGGGAGCGGGAGCGCGGCGACCTGCGGGCGGTGACGGCCATCTACGACCGCCTGCTGTCCATGCCCACGCAGCTCTACAGCCACCACTGGGAGAG GTTCAAGGAGCACGTCCTGCAGCACCCGCCCGGGGCCATCCTGTCCCccgaggagctgctctgggtgcgCTCCaagctcggccccggccccgcgcccgccccggaGCCGCCCCCGGAGCCCGAGCGGCCCCCGGGACAccgcgaggaggaggaggaggaggagccgcGCACGGGGGCCCCGCCCGAGCCGCAG GAGGATCTGGACCAGGAGAAGATCCGGGAGCTGGTGATCTCCATGAGGCAGCAAATTTATGCCCAGAACGAAGCTGAAGTCAGCAAGCGCTGGAACTTCGAGGATGGG ATCAAGCGTCCGTATTTCCACGTGAAGCCGCTGGAGCGGGCGCAGCTGCGGAACTGGCGCGAGTACCTGGACTTCGAGGTGGCCGCGGGCTCGCACGAGCGCAGCATCGTCCTGTTCGAGCGCTGCCTCATCGCCTGCGCCCTCTACGAGGAGTTCTGGGTCAAG TACACGCGGTACCTGGAGTCGCGCACGGTGCCGGGCGCCCGCAGCGTTTTCCAGCGCGCCTGCGGCTTCCACCTGCCCCGCAAGCCCAACATCCACCTGCTCTGGGCCGCCTTCGAGGAGAAGCAAG GCAATGTGGACGAGGCCCGGCGCATCCTGCGCAGTTTCGAGGCCGCGGTGCCCGGCCTGGCCATGGTGCGGCTGCGGCGCGTGGCCCTGGAGCGCCGGCACGGGCGCGTGGCCGAGGCCGAGGCGCTGCTGCTCGAGGCCATGAGAGCCAACGAGGGGCTGCCCCTGGGCTCCTTCTACGCCGTCAAGCTGGCCCGGCAGGTGTGCAAGGTGCAGAAGAACCTGGGCAAGGCCAGGAAGGTGCTCGTGGAGGCCCTCGAGAAGGACCCG GACAATGCCCGTCTGCACGCCAACCTGCTGGAGATGGAGTTCGGGGCGGACGTGGGGCAGAACGAGCTGAACACCATGAGCTGCTTCGAGCGCGCCCTGCGCAGCCCCCTGCCCCACGAGGCCAAGCTGCTCTTCTCGCAGCGCCGCGTCGAGTTCCTCGAGGACTTCGGCTCCAGCATCCACAG cctgctcaAGGCCTACGATGAGCACCAGAAGATCCTGAAGGCACACGCGGCCCGGAAACGGGCGCCCGAGAATGG cTCAGAAGAGCCCGATGACAAGCGGCTCCGTCCCGACGACCCCTCGGGGctcctgggaccccaaaacttcTCCGGAGGGGGAGACCCCAACCCCTCCTACAACTACTGGTACCAG cagggCTACGGCACCTACGGCTACCAGAGCCCCTGGGGCTACGGCCACCACTACTACgggcagagctga
- the MRPL49 gene encoding large ribosomal subunit protein mL49 yields the protein MAAMAALGRRLRALGWGVRGVQTPPRYEESTAEFAFVQRLLPPSRIPDPPPHPKYPTPSGWSPPKDPPPDLPYLVRRSRLHNLPVYLGRRQGRRLTELRRIHGDIWALQRDLRAFLGSQGVPEVAAQVNEVTGTLRLRGHWGAQVRQWLLQRGF from the exons ATGGCGGCGATGGCGGCGCTGGGCCGGAGGCTGCGGGCGCTGGgctggggggtcaggggggtgCAG ACCCCTCCCCGCTATGAGGAGTCCACGGCCGAGTTTGCGTTCGTGCAGCGCCTGCTGCCCCCCAGCCGCATCCCCGACCCCCCCCCGCACCCCAAATACCCCACCCCGTCCGGATGGAGCCCCCCCAAAG ACCCCCCCCCGGACCTGCCCTACCTGGTGCGCCGTTCCCGCCTGCACAACCTGCCCGTGTACCTGGGCCGGCGCCAGGGCCGGCGCCTGACGGAGCTGCGCCGCATCCACGGCGACATCTGG gCGCTGCAGCGGGACCTGAGGGCGTTCCTGGGCTCCCAGGGCGTCCCCGAGGTGGCGGCGCAGGTGAACGAGGTGACGGGGACGCTGCGGCTGCGCGGGCACTGGGGGGCTCAGGTGAGGCAATggctgctccagaggggctTCTAG
- the FAU gene encoding ubiquitin-like FUBI-ribosomal protein eS30 fusion protein, which produces MQLFIRGQTLLTLELSGSETLAQIKERVAELSGIPPEDQVLLHAGTPLDDEAVLGQSPLPEFTTLDLSTRLLGGKVHGSLARAGKVRGQTPKVAKQEKKKKKTGRAKRRMQYNRRFVNVVPTFGKKKGPNANS; this is translated from the exons ATGCAGCTCTTCATCCGCGGCCAGACCCTCCTCACCCTCGAGCTCTCCGGCTCCGAGACCCTCGCCCAGATCAAG GAGAGGGTGGCCGAGCTTTCGGGGATCCCCCCCGAGGACCAAGTGCTGCTCCACGCCGGGACCCCCCTGGACGATGAGGccgtgctggggcagagccccctccccgaaTTCACCACCCTGGACCTCTCCACGCGCCTGCTGGGCG gTAAGGTGCACGGCTCCCTCGCCCGCGCTGGCAAAGTGAGGGGCCAGACCCCCAAG GTGGCCAagcaggagaagaagaagaagaagacggGGCGGGCCAAGCGGCGCATGCAGTACAACCGGCGCTTCGTCAACGTCGTGCCCACCTTCGGCAAGAAGAAGGGGCCCAACGCCAACTCCTGA